GGCCTGTATCAGCTGAATCCCGATTTCACGGAGGGGATCGACGCATGAACCAGTGGGTGGTCTACCTGGATGAGAGCGGCCGCTTCGAAGGTGGCGCCGCGGCGGCGGAGCGTCCGGTGGTGGCCGGGGTGATGATCCCGGTGGGCGTCGACGAGGCGGCGCTGGAGGCCGAGGTGGTGCGGATCCTCCGCGGCCACGACGCGCTGCACCGGCGGGGCGCCGAGACCGGCACCCGGCGGACGGCCCTGTACAAGGAGCTGTTCCCGGCGCTGGCCCGCCGC
The Acidobacteriota bacterium DNA segment above includes these coding regions:
- a CDS encoding NAD-glutamate dehydrogenase; the protein is MNQWVVYLDESGRFEGGAAAAERPVVAGVMIPVGVDEAALEAEVVRILRGHDALHRRGAETGTRRTALYKELFPALARR